A window of Marinobacter halotolerans genomic DNA:
GGCAGGAACAGAACCACGGCAATCAGTACGACCAGCGGGAAGATGATCTTCTCTTTCTTGCTCACCGGGCGCAGCTGCTCCATCTTGATCGCGCGCTCTTTCTGGCTGGTCAGAGCCTTCATGATGGGCGGCTGAATCATCGGCACCAAAGCCATGTAGGCGTAGGCCGAGACCGCAATCGCACCAATCAGATGCGGCGCCAGAACACTTGATACATAGATCGACGTCGGACCGTCCGCACCACCGATGATACCGATGGCTGCCGCCTCAAGAATGGTAAATTCAAGGATGCCAAGCCAGTCAAGCAGAGCTGCACCCAGCACTGTACCGAAAATGCCGAACTGAGCTGCAGCGCCCAGAAGCAAGGTCTTCGGGTTTGCCAGCAATGGACCGAAGTCCGTCATGGCGCCCACACCCATGAAGATCAGCAGAGGACCGATGGTACTGCCGATAACCACGGTGTAGAAGTTATAGAGCATGCCGTTGCCATAGCCGTTGTCCTGTGCGATGGCATTCGCAGCACTGACGGCTGAATAACCGGCATCGTTGTAGGCAGCCTTGAACGCTTCCTTGATTTCCGGGGTCACTGCCTGGCCAGCCTGGTAGGCAACATCCAGCGTACCCGCCAACGCAGCTAACACCTGCGGCTTGGCAAAGTGGAGAGCGTTTTCCGCGGCCGACAGGGCAAGCCCTGCCTCCGGAATGTTCGCCAGAATGCCGCCAAAACCGATCGGCACCAGCAGCAACGGCTCAAAGCCCTTGCGGATCGCAAGGAACAGCAGAAGAAGGCCGACAGCAATCATAACCGCCTGGCCGAGTTCGAGATTGAACAGGCCACTACCTGTCCAGAGTGTCATTAACTTTTCCATGGAATGCTGGCCCTTATCCGATTGTCAGCATTTCATCACCAACGGACACGGCATCACCGACCTTGATGAAAATGTCGCCGATAGTGCCGGCCTTCGGTGCGCGGATTTCTGTTTCCATTTTCATGGCTTCGAGAATAATCAGCACATCGCCTTCTTCCACGGCTTCGCCGGGCGAAACCAGAACCTTGAAAATGTTACCGCCCAATGGAGCCGGAACCGGATCACCGCCGCCAGGCGCAGGCGCCGCAGCTGGCTCTGAAGACTGGGCACCGGAGGTTGAACCGTCACTGCCCTGAATCTGGCTGATCTCACCACCTTCATTCACGGCAACCACGTACTTCTTGCCGTTCACTTCCACCGTGTAGGTCTCTGGTCCATCCTGCTTCGCAGGGGCGGAGGCAGCCACATCGGCCGTGGGAACCGGCTCGAAAGCGTCAGGGTTGTCGCGGTTTTCCAGGAACTTGAGACCGATCTGGGGGAACAGCGCGTAAGTCAGCACATCATCAATCTTGTTCTCGGAAAGCCTGATGCCCTTTTCTTCGGCAATCTTATCCAGCTCCTCGGTCAGCCGGTCCATTTCCGGATCCAGCAGATCCGCCGGGCGACAGGTCACCGGCTCTTTGCCTTCCAGCACCCGCTCCTGCAGTTCCTTGTTGAACTTCGCCGGGGCAGCACCATACTCGCCTTTCAGGATTGCAGACGTTTCCTTTGAGATGGACTTGTAACGCTCACCGGTCAGCACGTTCAGTACCGCCTGGGTGCCGACAATCTGTGAGGTCGGGGTCACCAGCGGGATAAAGCCCAGATCCTCACGGACCTTCGGAATCTCGGCCAGAACTTCATCGAACTTGTCGCTGGCGTTCTGCTCCTTGAGCTGGTTCTCCATGTTGGTGAGCATGCCACCGGGCACCTGGGCAATCAGGATGCGGGAATCGGTGCCGCGCAGGCTGCCCTCAAAGCGAGCGTATTTTTTGCGCACTTGCCGGAAGTAGCTGGCAATTTCTTCCAGCAGGGTGAGATCCAGGCCAGTGTCGCGTTCCGTGCCCTCAAGAATCGCTACGACCGCTTCAGTGGGCGAGTGACCGTAGGTCATGCTCATTGAAGATATAGCGGTATCCACGTTGTCGATACCCGCTTCCGCAGCTTTGATTGCGGTTGCAGTAGACATGCCAGTGGTGGCGTGGCACTGCATGTGAATCGGAATATCCAGCTCTTTCTTCAGACGGCTGACCAGATCGAAGGCCACGTAGGGTTTGAGAATACCGGCCATGTCC
This region includes:
- a CDS encoding sodium ion-translocating decarboxylase subunit beta, with translation MEKLMTLWTGSGLFNLELGQAVMIAVGLLLLFLAIRKGFEPLLLVPIGFGGILANIPEAGLALSAAENALHFAKPQVLAALAGTLDVAYQAGQAVTPEIKEAFKAAYNDAGYSAVSAANAIAQDNGYGNGMLYNFYTVVIGSTIGPLLIFMGVGAMTDFGPLLANPKTLLLGAAAQFGIFGTVLGAALLDWLGILEFTILEAAAIGIIGGADGPTSIYVSSVLAPHLIGAIAVSAYAYMALVPMIQPPIMKALTSQKERAIKMEQLRPVSKKEKIIFPLVVLIAVVLFLPDAAPLLGMFCFGNLMRECGVVERLSDTAQNALINIVTIFLGLSVGSKLIADKFLDGQTLGILGLGIVAFGVGTACGVLMAKLMNAFTKEPINPLIGSAGVSAVPMAARVSNKVGLEANPQNFLLMHAMGPNVAGVIGSAVAAGVMIKLLG
- the oadA gene encoding sodium-extruding oxaloacetate decarboxylase subunit alpha → MTDTKKPLGITDVILRDAHQSLLATRMRLDDMLPIAEKLDKVGFWSLESWGGATFDACIRYLGEDPWERIRELKKAMPNTQQQMLLRGQNLLGYRHYADDVVERFCDRAAENGIDVFRIFDAMNDPRNLDTAIKAVKKTGKHAQGTIAYTTSPVHTIEMWVDMAKEVASMGADSIAIKDMAGILKPYVAFDLVSRLKKELDIPIHMQCHATTGMSTATAIKAAEAGIDNVDTAISSMSMTYGHSPTEAVVAILEGTERDTGLDLTLLEEIASYFRQVRKKYARFEGSLRGTDSRILIAQVPGGMLTNMENQLKEQNASDKFDEVLAEIPKVREDLGFIPLVTPTSQIVGTQAVLNVLTGERYKSISKETSAILKGEYGAAPAKFNKELQERVLEGKEPVTCRPADLLDPEMDRLTEELDKIAEEKGIRLSENKIDDVLTYALFPQIGLKFLENRDNPDAFEPVPTADVAASAPAKQDGPETYTVEVNGKKYVVAVNEGGEISQIQGSDGSTSGAQSSEPAAAPAPGGGDPVPAPLGGNIFKVLVSPGEAVEEGDVLIILEAMKMETEIRAPKAGTIGDIFIKVGDAVSVGDEMLTIG